From the Acidilutibacter cellobiosedens genome, one window contains:
- a CDS encoding NlpC/P60 family protein — protein sequence MNIKDDFTHGIIIKTLCPLKKSPEFGTEMVDESLFGRKIKILENVDNNWYYVETDYRYKGYVNKDYIYVNDKKTKNWMENANHTVCWNIVDVMAEPKFQSYPLIRLTRGAIIKLTGKEEEQWVQMEFPQGDKGWIRKDFVKEKVNIGSVYREEDIRRKIVNTALSYMGTQYKWGGKSPLGIDCSGLCAISYLINGIIIYRDAQIKEEFNMRRIKRKDMKLGDMLYWPGHVAMYIGNEKYIHSTGKSSGVVINSLNAEDENYREDLADIKEVGTIF from the coding sequence TTACTCATGGAATTATAATTAAAACATTGTGCCCATTGAAAAAAAGTCCCGAATTTGGAACGGAAATGGTGGATGAATCTTTATTTGGAAGGAAAATCAAAATATTAGAAAATGTAGACAATAACTGGTATTATGTTGAGACTGACTATAGGTATAAAGGATATGTAAATAAAGATTATATATATGTAAATGATAAAAAAACAAAGAATTGGATGGAAAATGCAAACCATACTGTTTGCTGGAATATCGTAGATGTAATGGCGGAACCTAAGTTCCAGTCATATCCTCTGATTCGGCTTACAAGAGGTGCTATAATTAAATTGACGGGGAAGGAAGAGGAACAATGGGTTCAGATGGAATTCCCTCAAGGAGATAAGGGCTGGATTAGAAAGGATTTTGTAAAAGAGAAGGTGAACATAGGGTCTGTATATCGAGAAGAGGATATAAGAAGAAAAATAGTAAATACGGCTCTTTCTTATATGGGAACTCAATATAAATGGGGAGGAAAATCTCCATTGGGAATAGATTGCTCCGGCTTATGTGCCATATCATATTTAATTAACGGAATAATAATTTATAGGGATGCCCAGATAAAAGAAGAGTTTAATATGAGAAGAATAAAAAGGAAAGATATGAAATTGGGAGATATGCTTTACTGGCCTGGTCATGTGGCGATGTATATAGGAAATGAAAAATATATTCATTCTACGGGAAAGTCCAGTGGAGTTGTTATAAATAGTCTCAATGCTGAAGATGAAAATTATAGAGAGGATCTTGCAGATATAAAAGAAGTCGGAACGATATTTTAA
- a CDS encoding manganese efflux pump MntP has product MNLSELFLIAIGLSMDAFAVSICIGLSLQTVSLEKSLIVGLYFGTFQAVMPLIVYFFGFQPADKIAAFDHRIDFILLGFIGIITLLFSMAGVKIGNVFGSKYKSGAELIGGIILILMVLKIILEHTGILVI; this is encoded by the coding sequence ATGAATTTATCAGAACTGTTTCTAATTGCTATCGGACTATCCATGGATGCATTTGCTGTATCAATTTGTATTGGCTTATCTCTACAAACAGTCAGTCTGGAAAAGTCGCTAATTGTAGGATTGTATTTTGGTACGTTTCAAGCTGTAATGCCATTAATCGTCTACTTCTTTGGTTTTCAGCCGGCAGATAAAATTGCAGCTTTCGATCACCGGATTGATTTTATTCTTCTTGGATTTATCGGCATTATCACATTATTATTTTCAATGGCAGGCGTGAAAATAGGTAATGTATTTGGGTCGAAGTATAAATCAGGAGCTGAGCTTATTGGAGGTATTATTCTCATACTTATGGTATTAAAAATCATACTTGAACACACAGGAATACTTGTCATATAG
- the nagZ gene encoding beta-N-acetylhexosaminidase → MKKMIIVVLACLLIFLLGCKGKNIDIPDPNDEKNSEHVENPDEIAEKIKSMTIEEKIGQLVMIGIEGEKADENIKEMIESRHAGGIILFSGNIKSADQTLELLNNLKDLNRGNIPLFLGLDEEGGRVTRLSKEFVKIPSMEEVGNKNDKDYSFRIGEALGTRVKSLGFNIDFAPVMDINSNYKNPVIGDRSFGDNPKIVIEQGAQVMSGIKSTGVISVVKHFPGHGDTKVDSHKKLPVVDKTFEEIDNFELLPFKKSIEEGVDGIMIAHILFPKIDGENPASFSYTIINDILREKLNYRGVIITDDMTMGAVMNNYDIGEASVKSLKAGSDIILVCHGYENEHKVLDTIKEAVESGDIKEEDIDKKLYRILKLKEKYVNDERINEVNIEDINRKTRDILSYDR, encoded by the coding sequence ATGAAAAAAATGATTATCGTGGTTTTAGCCTGTTTATTGATTTTTCTTCTTGGCTGCAAAGGAAAGAATATAGATATACCTGATCCTAATGATGAGAAAAATTCAGAACATGTGGAAAATCCAGACGAAATAGCTGAAAAAATAAAATCCATGACTATTGAAGAAAAAATCGGTCAACTTGTTATGATAGGAATTGAAGGAGAAAAGGCTGATGAAAATATAAAGGAAATGATAGAAAGCCGACATGCAGGAGGCATTATTTTATTTTCCGGCAATATAAAGAGCGCAGACCAAACCTTAGAATTACTTAATAATTTAAAGGATTTAAACAGGGGGAATATACCTTTATTCTTAGGGTTGGATGAAGAAGGGGGAAGAGTGACCAGACTTTCCAAAGAGTTTGTCAAGATTCCTTCTATGGAGGAAGTAGGGAATAAAAATGATAAAGATTATTCCTTTAGAATAGGAGAAGCTTTGGGAACAAGAGTTAAAAGTTTAGGTTTTAATATAGATTTTGCTCCTGTAATGGATATAAATTCTAATTATAAGAATCCTGTTATTGGAGACAGATCATTTGGAGATAATCCCAAGATAGTCATAGAACAAGGAGCACAAGTAATGAGTGGAATTAAATCCACAGGCGTCATATCCGTAGTGAAACATTTCCCAGGACATGGAGACACAAAAGTTGATTCCCATAAAAAACTTCCCGTAGTAGATAAAACTTTTGAAGAAATAGATAATTTTGAGTTGCTTCCTTTCAAGAAATCTATTGAAGAGGGAGTTGACGGGATAATGATAGCTCATATTTTATTCCCTAAAATTGATGGGGAGAATCCTGCAAGCTTTTCATATACCATAATAAACGATATATTAAGAGAAAAGCTTAATTACAGGGGAGTTATAATTACCGATGACATGACTATGGGTGCAGTGATGAATAATTATGATATAGGGGAAGCTTCTGTAAAATCTTTGAAAGCGGGAAGCGACATAATACTTGTATGTCATGGATATGAAAATGAACATAAAGTACTTGACACAATAAAAGAAGCAGTAGAATCGGGGGATATTAAAGAAGAAGATATTGATAAAAAATTATATAGAATTTTAAAGCTAAAAGAAAAATATGTTAATGATGAAAGGATAAATGAAGTTAATATAGAAGATATAAACAGAAAAACCAGAGATATCTTATCATATGACAGATAG
- a CDS encoding PD-(D/E)XK nuclease family protein, producing MPKRVVYFSELNNVMKDELLKKGRRYIRENKGDRFYYILPSGNLIFEYRKMFLEGMPGGFDINIITFDDIANNMMNLKNKKYIDSEIKKSILNNIMKELKNEGKINYYDDIAFTKGFINDISKIIGKIKQSLISPEDFLKRCPDTQYYKEIGLIYQEYERFLNKKNIADREETFFNLLEDENKAKGIFENLDFIIIDQFFDFRPQEFQILKLMTEVNLDIYINMPFKTDRYYNTVGKTVEDLESIGFITDFKDYKERNHFEIIGNKLFGEEREIFVKNDNIKLIKASDNYAEIKRIAYEIKKTADKGIKLNDIGLILCSNEYLNVVFKVFKEEKIKFSINEERKLSEIPLIRDILNILILKINKFDRKSIINRIKSYYFNLAEEGSKGEFLLRKFKFKDIDDLILAIEEEKNIFSDFIKKGRDDMKDNFKEIGILYEAIIGMRKEADSIPDQGNIDEMICSVMEIIEKYGLEEKILDIYNETGDYDIFYRDFISYSKMADILMKMKENIPMVYENISFEKFFRIFKNYLDDENIVETIGDKDGINILTPLTLEGTDYNTVFMAGLSQENYPDLRDENFFFSEENYWNLKDIGIDVKNYNEKMDKEGFLFVLGITRCRERLYLSYCESSEDEGSIPSIFLDEFLNLFKGDKIEEKINIISVDMNYLFELPFGGCTADEGRIGKNIKCEIEREKGKFNEYNGFIDSNEIQNDIEGFLRNKKYSVTFFETYGKCPYRFLMDYILNIQGMERDIKEFTPLDKGNIFHQVLKEYYISHKKDFEKHVSGEKAFDMNSIPSEIEKRVVSILKSNGVKNINKVWQIRINSIADSIIKLIDSDLKRIVQGGEKLLPYDFEVEFGKDYDFPLNLKDRTINIMGKIDRLDKFYGDEKYVIYDYKTSSYGIRNIDDITKGISFQLPVYIMSQKNKNIVAGAYIIISNGNVRFQIVKEEGRKLFGPKRRSGILKPEEWTSIMNTEIENMNNYLNNMEEGDFSINPRECDDYCPYREICRY from the coding sequence ATGCCAAAGAGGGTTGTATATTTTAGTGAGTTGAACAATGTTATGAAAGATGAATTACTTAAAAAGGGAAGGAGATATATAAGAGAAAATAAAGGGGATAGGTTCTACTATATACTTCCCAGCGGAAATCTAATTTTTGAATACAGAAAGATGTTTCTTGAAGGAATGCCCGGAGGATTTGATATAAATATAATTACATTTGATGACATTGCAAATAATATGATGAATTTAAAAAATAAAAAATATATTGATTCGGAGATAAAAAAATCCATATTAAATAATATAATGAAGGAATTAAAGAATGAGGGAAAAATCAATTATTATGATGATATTGCCTTTACCAAGGGATTTATAAACGATATTTCGAAAATAATAGGAAAGATTAAACAGTCCTTAATTTCTCCGGAAGATTTTTTAAAGAGATGCCCGGATACTCAATATTATAAGGAAATAGGGCTTATATATCAGGAATATGAACGTTTTTTAAATAAAAAAAATATTGCAGACAGAGAAGAAACTTTTTTTAATTTATTGGAAGACGAAAATAAGGCTAAAGGAATCTTTGAAAATTTAGACTTTATAATAATAGATCAATTTTTTGATTTCAGGCCTCAGGAATTTCAAATACTTAAATTGATGACGGAAGTGAACCTGGACATATATATAAATATGCCGTTTAAAACTGACAGATATTATAACACGGTCGGAAAAACCGTAGAGGATTTGGAAAGCATAGGATTTATCACAGATTTTAAGGATTATAAAGAAAGAAATCATTTTGAAATTATAGGAAATAAGTTATTTGGGGAAGAAAGAGAAATCTTTGTTAAAAACGATAATATAAAACTGATTAAAGCTTCCGACAACTATGCTGAGATAAAAAGAATCGCTTATGAAATCAAAAAAACGGCTGATAAAGGAATAAAATTGAATGACATAGGATTGATATTGTGTTCAAATGAATATTTAAATGTGGTTTTTAAGGTATTTAAAGAGGAAAAAATCAAATTTTCAATTAATGAAGAAAGAAAGCTTTCCGAAATTCCTCTAATAAGGGATATTCTTAATATACTTATTTTAAAGATAAATAAATTTGACAGAAAAAGCATCATCAACAGAATAAAAAGTTATTATTTTAATCTTGCGGAAGAAGGAAGCAAAGGAGAATTTTTGTTAAGAAAATTTAAATTTAAAGATATTGACGATTTGATTTTGGCCATTGAAGAAGAAAAAAATATATTTTCCGATTTTATCAAAAAAGGTAGAGATGATATGAAGGACAACTTCAAGGAGATAGGGATTTTATATGAAGCCATAATTGGGATGAGAAAAGAGGCAGATTCCATTCCTGATCAGGGAAATATAGATGAAATGATATGTTCTGTCATGGAGATAATAGAAAAATATGGATTAGAAGAAAAAATACTTGATATTTATAATGAAACGGGAGATTATGATATATTCTACAGAGATTTTATTTCCTATTCGAAAATGGCAGATATTCTTATGAAAATGAAAGAGAATATCCCCATGGTTTATGAGAACATTTCTTTTGAAAAATTTTTTCGGATATTCAAAAATTATTTAGACGATGAAAACATAGTTGAAACTATTGGAGATAAGGATGGGATAAATATACTTACTCCGCTGACTTTAGAAGGAACTGATTATAATACGGTATTTATGGCCGGCCTTTCCCAAGAAAATTATCCCGATTTAAGAGATGAAAATTTTTTCTTTTCCGAGGAAAATTATTGGAATTTAAAAGATATAGGAATAGATGTTAAAAATTATAATGAGAAAATGGACAAGGAAGGCTTTTTATTTGTACTTGGGATTACAAGATGCAGAGAAAGACTGTATTTAAGCTATTGTGAAAGTTCGGAAGATGAAGGGAGTATTCCATCCATATTTTTGGATGAATTTTTGAATTTATTTAAAGGAGACAAAATAGAAGAAAAAATAAATATAATTTCTGTAGATATGAATTATTTATTTGAACTGCCCTTTGGAGGATGTACGGCTGATGAAGGAAGAATCGGAAAGAATATAAAATGTGAAATTGAAAGGGAGAAAGGTAAATTTAATGAATACAATGGTTTTATCGATAGTAATGAAATCCAAAATGATATTGAGGGATTTCTCAGAAATAAAAAGTATTCCGTTACCTTTTTTGAAACCTATGGAAAATGCCCTTATAGATTTCTGATGGACTATATTTTAAATATTCAGGGAATGGAAAGGGATATAAAAGAATTTACCCCATTGGACAAGGGGAATATTTTTCATCAGGTATTGAAGGAATATTATATTTCCCATAAAAAGGATTTTGAGAAACATGTATCGGGAGAAAAGGCATTTGACATGAACAGTATTCCATCGGAGATAGAAAAAAGAGTTGTAAGTATTTTAAAAAGTAACGGAGTTAAAAATATAAATAAAGTTTGGCAGATCAGAATAAATTCCATTGCTGACTCTATTATTAAATTGATCGATTCGGATTTGAAAAGAATTGTTCAGGGAGGGGAAAAGCTTCTTCCTTATGATTTTGAAGTGGAATTTGGTAAGGATTATGATTTTCCTTTGAATTTAAAAGACAGAACAATCAATATAATGGGGAAAATAGATAGGCTGGATAAATTTTACGGAGATGAAAAGTATGTCATATACGATTATAAGACCAGCTCTTATGGAATTAGAAATATTGATGATATAACGAAAGGCATTTCTTTTCAATTACCCGTTTATATTATGAGTCAGAAAAACAAAAATATTGTGGCGGGAGCTTATATAATTATATCCAATGGAAACGTGAGATTTCAAATAGTTAAGGAAGAGGGGAGAAAATTATTTGGTCCGAAAAGGAGGAGTGGAATTTTAAAACCGGAAGAGTGGACAAGTATTATGAATACGGAAATTGAAAATATGAATAATTATTTAAATAATATGGAGGAAGGGGATTTTTCTATAAATCCAAGGGAATGTGATGATTACTGTCCATACAGGGAAATATGCAGATATTGA